In Pseudobacter ginsenosidimutans, the following are encoded in one genomic region:
- the gltX gene encoding glutamate--tRNA ligase gives MKKNVRVRFAPSPTGGLHLGGVRTVLYNYLFARHAGGEFVLRIEDTDQTRFVPGAEEYIINCLQWCGLTPDEGPASGGPYAPYRQSERKAMYRQYAEQLVKSGHAYYAFDRPEELESMRERFKTDTNPSPQYDHKVRLEMRNSCSLTLEETETLLEDGVPYVIRIRMPENETITFHDMIRGDVTFNTGLVDDKVLLKADGMPTYHLAVVVDDHLMKITHAFRGEEWLPSSPVHVLLWKYLGWEEEMPKWAHLPLILKPDGNGKLSKRDGDRLGFPVFAMNWTDPKTNELTKGFRELGFMPEAFINMLAMLGWNDGTDQEIFTIEELIAKFSIDRVHKGGAKFDFEKAKWFNHEWIKRSDAARLLPDVKRVLADNGLTVSDDALLSTVINLVKDRCTLLTDFYEQTKFFFATPSQDLEAVKPKWNEAKKEFFLAAIAQMEAASNFQAAEQEAAFKELATQHNIKPGELMMPLRIMLVGGKFGPGVFDIAAIIGKQETIHRIQLALQQLDLA, from the coding sequence ATGAAAAAGAATGTTCGTGTTAGGTTTGCTCCCAGCCCCACCGGAGGATTGCACCTCGGAGGGGTTCGTACGGTTCTGTACAACTATCTTTTTGCCCGCCATGCAGGCGGAGAATTTGTACTCCGGATCGAAGATACGGACCAAACCCGGTTTGTGCCAGGTGCAGAAGAATACATCATCAACTGCCTTCAGTGGTGCGGCCTCACACCCGATGAAGGCCCGGCCAGCGGCGGCCCATATGCTCCCTATCGTCAGAGTGAAAGAAAAGCCATGTATCGCCAGTATGCAGAACAGCTCGTAAAGAGCGGTCATGCCTACTATGCGTTCGACAGGCCTGAAGAACTCGAAAGCATGCGCGAGCGATTCAAAACAGATACCAATCCTTCCCCGCAATATGATCACAAGGTGAGACTGGAAATGCGCAATAGCTGCTCCCTCACATTGGAAGAAACTGAAACATTACTGGAAGACGGAGTGCCCTATGTGATCCGCATCCGCATGCCGGAAAATGAGACCATTACTTTCCACGATATGATCCGTGGCGATGTCACTTTCAATACCGGCCTTGTAGACGATAAGGTATTGCTCAAAGCCGATGGCATGCCTACCTATCACCTTGCAGTAGTGGTAGACGATCATCTGATGAAGATCACCCACGCATTCCGCGGCGAAGAATGGCTGCCCAGTTCTCCCGTGCATGTATTGCTCTGGAAATATTTAGGATGGGAAGAAGAGATGCCGAAATGGGCACACCTTCCGCTCATTCTTAAACCCGACGGAAACGGCAAGCTCAGCAAACGCGATGGCGACCGCCTCGGATTCCCTGTGTTTGCCATGAACTGGACCGACCCTAAAACCAATGAGCTCACCAAAGGCTTCAGGGAACTGGGTTTCATGCCAGAAGCCTTCATCAATATGCTGGCGATGCTCGGCTGGAATGATGGTACAGACCAGGAGATCTTCACCATCGAAGAACTGATCGCCAAATTCTCCATCGATCGCGTACACAAAGGCGGAGCCAAATTCGATTTTGAAAAAGCAAAATGGTTCAACCACGAATGGATCAAACGCTCCGATGCTGCCCGCCTTCTCCCTGATGTTAAAAGAGTACTCGCAGATAATGGACTTACCGTAAGCGATGACGCCCTCCTTTCAACTGTGATCAACCTGGTGAAAGACCGCTGCACCCTTCTTACTGACTTCTATGAACAAACGAAGTTCTTCTTCGCCACACCATCACAGGACCTGGAAGCAGTGAAACCGAAATGGAATGAAGCGAAAAAGGAATTCTTCCTCGCAGCCATCGCACAAATGGAAGCAGCCTCCAATTTCCAGGCTGCAGAGCAGGAAGCTGCATTCAAAGAGCTCGCCACGCAACATAATATCAAACCCGGCGAACTGATGATGCCCTTACGCATCATGCTGGTCGGTGGCAAATTCGGCCCCGGTGTTTTTGATATCGCCGCCATCATCGGAAAACAGGAAACGATTCACCGCATTCAGTTGGCCCTCCAGCAACTGGACCTTGCTTAA
- a CDS encoding cobalamin B12-binding domain-containing protein, whose amino-acid sequence MPRPIRVLVAKVGLDGHDRGAKVIATALRDAGMEVIYTGLRQTPEMVVSAALQEDVDAIGISILSGAHMTVFPKVINLMKEKGMDDVLLTGGGIIPEDDMQELNTMGVGKLFAPGTTTSDIAEYITTWVKEHREF is encoded by the coding sequence ATGCCACGCCCAATCAGAGTGTTAGTTGCCAAAGTGGGCCTCGATGGCCATGACCGCGGAGCAAAAGTGATTGCCACCGCTCTCCGCGATGCCGGTATGGAAGTGATCTACACAGGACTTCGTCAAACCCCTGAAATGGTGGTCAGTGCTGCATTACAGGAAGACGTTGATGCCATCGGCATCAGCATCCTATCTGGTGCCCACATGACCGTTTTCCCGAAAGTGATCAACCTGATGAAAGAAAAAGGAATGGATGATGTTCTCCTCACAGGAGGCGGCATCATTCCTGAAGACGATATGCAGGAGCTCAACACCATGGGAGTAGGAAAACTCTTCGCACCTGGAACTACCACTTCAGACATTGCTGAATACATCACCACCTGGGTGAAAGAGCATCGCGAATTCTGA
- a CDS encoding enoyl-CoA hydratase/isomerase family protein — translation MSYQTLLTSLENGIFTITINRPDKLNAINRTVMEELKLAVDEIYKNPAIRSAIITGAGPKAFIAGADITEFMGLSKDEGMAIAKKGHDVFFAIERSPKPIVAAVNGFALGGGCELALSCHFMIAAENAKFGQPEVNLGLIPGYGGTQRLVQVAGKGRAMELLMSGRTISAQEALTIGMVNEVVPQENLIARVTEILTLINTKAPVALAKVIDCVNHFDHSKAGYDHEVQQFGECFATEDMKEGVTAFLEKRKADFKGK, via the coding sequence ATGTCATATCAAACCTTGCTTACCTCACTTGAAAACGGAATATTCACTATTACCATCAACCGTCCGGACAAGCTCAATGCCATCAACAGAACTGTGATGGAAGAACTGAAACTGGCAGTTGACGAGATCTATAAAAACCCGGCTATCCGTTCCGCCATCATTACCGGCGCCGGACCGAAAGCCTTTATCGCAGGTGCAGACATCACAGAATTCATGGGACTGAGCAAGGATGAAGGAATGGCTATCGCGAAGAAAGGTCATGATGTTTTCTTTGCTATCGAGCGTTCTCCAAAACCCATCGTTGCTGCTGTAAATGGATTTGCACTCGGTGGCGGTTGCGAACTGGCGCTGAGCTGTCATTTCATGATCGCAGCGGAGAATGCAAAATTCGGTCAGCCTGAAGTGAACCTCGGCCTGATCCCTGGCTATGGCGGTACACAAAGGCTGGTGCAGGTTGCCGGCAAAGGACGCGCCATGGAACTGCTCATGAGTGGCAGGACCATCTCCGCCCAGGAAGCGCTTACCATCGGTATGGTGAATGAAGTGGTTCCCCAGGAAAACCTCATCGCACGCGTTACTGAAATACTTACACTGATCAACACCAAAGCACCGGTTGCATTAGCCAAAGTGATCGACTGTGTTAATCATTTCGATCATTCCAAAGCTGGATATGATCATGAGGTTCAACAGTTCGGGGAATGCTTTGCTACTGAAGATATGAAAGAAGGCGTGACGGCATTTCTGGAAAAAAGGAAAGCTGATTTTAAAGGAAAATAG
- a CDS encoding alpha-L-fucosidase, with product MLRIILLLLLTVTGSLGSYAQLVDIVGPAPNARQMEWHQMEFYLFMHFGPNTFTDVEWGKGTEDPSVFNPTELDCRQWARIARDAGAKGIIITAKHHDGFCLWPSRFSDHTVAQSPWKNGKGNVLRELSEACSSYGIGFGVYISPWDRNHPDYGTDEYNDIYVKTMRELLRGYGDIFELWWDGANGEGPNGKKQEYDFPRFERTARRFADEALIFSDIGPDIRWVGNEKGIAGKTNWNLLDTVGFERGIGAPPVDTLNTGNVNGKSWIPAECDVSIRPGWFYHPNEDTAVKSGRELMKIFMTSVGRGSNLLLNVPPDRRGLIHPNDSAALMAFKGLRESSFRENLARRARVHVSSSRAGYLPSLLVDGFRFSHWAPDKTITTCSIELEMDQEKEFNTIMLQEYIEAGQRIEAFTIEVFNDGNYVPLTSGTTVGYKRILQFPRQTASKIRISVTKSKASPVLGEIQVFNCEDFGNEQ from the coding sequence ATGCTGCGCATAATTCTTCTTTTGTTGCTGACCGTAACGGGCAGCCTTGGTAGCTATGCCCAATTGGTAGACATTGTAGGGCCTGCTCCCAATGCCAGGCAAATGGAATGGCATCAGATGGAATTCTATTTGTTCATGCATTTCGGTCCGAATACATTCACAGATGTTGAATGGGGCAAGGGTACGGAAGATCCGTCTGTATTCAATCCTACAGAATTGGATTGCCGGCAGTGGGCCAGGATCGCACGCGATGCAGGCGCCAAAGGCATCATCATTACAGCGAAGCACCACGACGGATTCTGTCTCTGGCCCAGCCGCTTCAGCGATCATACCGTGGCACAGAGCCCATGGAAAAATGGAAAAGGAAATGTGCTTCGCGAACTATCCGAAGCATGCAGCAGTTATGGTATCGGCTTCGGCGTTTATATCTCGCCGTGGGACCGTAACCATCCTGACTATGGCACGGATGAATACAATGATATTTATGTGAAGACGATGCGTGAACTGCTTCGTGGCTACGGGGATATTTTTGAATTATGGTGGGACGGCGCCAATGGCGAAGGGCCCAACGGGAAAAAACAGGAATACGATTTTCCAAGATTCGAGCGCACCGCGCGTCGCTTTGCCGACGAGGCGCTGATCTTTAGTGATATCGGCCCGGACATACGCTGGGTGGGCAATGAGAAAGGAATCGCCGGCAAGACCAACTGGAATTTGCTGGATACAGTTGGCTTTGAACGTGGCATTGGCGCACCTCCTGTGGATACGCTCAACACAGGGAATGTGAATGGCAAATCCTGGATACCTGCGGAATGCGATGTGAGTATCCGCCCGGGATGGTTCTATCATCCTAATGAAGATACTGCCGTGAAATCCGGCAGGGAATTGATGAAGATCTTTATGACTTCAGTTGGAAGAGGCTCCAATTTATTATTGAATGTGCCTCCGGACAGACGTGGATTGATCCATCCGAATGATTCTGCTGCGCTGATGGCATTCAAAGGACTGCGTGAATCCAGTTTCCGTGAAAACCTTGCCCGGCGTGCGCGTGTACATGTATCCAGTTCCCGCGCCGGATACCTGCCTTCATTGCTGGTGGATGGTTTCAGGTTCTCGCACTGGGCGCCTGATAAAACCATTACAACCTGTTCCATCGAGCTGGAAATGGACCAGGAGAAAGAATTCAATACGATCATGCTGCAGGAATATATCGAAGCCGGTCAGCGGATTGAGGCGTTCACGATAGAAGTTTTTAATGATGGAAATTATGTTCCGTTAACCAGCGGTACAACGGTTGGGTATAAGCGAATATTACAATTTCCCAGGCAGACGGCATCGAAGATTCGTATCTCTGTCACCAAAAGCAAAGCCAGTCCGGTGCTGGGAGAGATCCAGGTATTCAATTGCGAGGACTTTGGTAATGAGCAATAA
- a CDS encoding glycosyl hydrolase family 95 catalytic domain-containing protein, producing the protein MKLIPLLAGLFLVTTVHAQVKRQHNLKFTSLPKQWDEALPIGNGWLGALVWQRDNNIRLSLDRVDLWDDRPMPEIHRMTFKWVEQQVLKGEYDTVQKVGDRPYDQNAAPGKIPGAAMEFSIPAGYQARWAEADLSNGLVWIEFDDELRFLSYIHATQREGYFAWENAKPEMLDQLIPSLIPPRYQLGPTEKPGNASLARLEYPKGSVKKGKNNIRYHQPTWNGHYYEVLIQWIISKKNRLIGSWTISIDQPAVLTRIDPALKEPTGWNAHEKWWKDYWNRSSISIPDSLLETQYYREMYKFGSVARANTPPISLQSVWTADDGRLPPWKGDYHHDLNTQLSYWPGYTSNHTDLTAGFTNWLWKVRPENKRWTKQYFGTDGLNVPGVSTISGKPMGGWIQYSMSPTTVCWLAQNFYWQWQYTNDTVFLKQRVYPYIRDAAVYLEQITRMENGKRRLPLSSSPEYNDNKITAWFHNWTNYDLSVARYLSYVAMMTANAAGNKPEEKRWTKLLQELPELSSNETGLTMAPDVNMEHSHRHMSPYIGIFPLKNLSEHPGDKRIDLSLKHLELLGTRKWTGYAFAWMANMYASANKGDSAAKHLRIFASNFVSPNSFHLNGDQKGGEYSDDQGRPFTLEGNFAFAQGIHEMLIRSNTGVIEIFPALPADWKDVSFRKLRTEGGYLVSAEKENGVETVVEITATKNGLLLLKKPRHFHTWIVEGIDHDQVGLQNNIFSIPVKKGQVIRFKNGFE; encoded by the coding sequence ATGAAATTGATCCCGCTGCTGGCCGGTCTGTTCCTGGTAACTACCGTTCATGCACAAGTGAAGAGACAACATAATTTGAAATTCACTTCCCTTCCCAAACAATGGGATGAAGCACTGCCGATCGGTAATGGCTGGCTGGGAGCGCTCGTTTGGCAGCGGGACAACAATATAAGATTATCGCTGGACAGGGTTGACCTCTGGGACGACAGGCCCATGCCGGAGATCCATCGCATGACTTTCAAATGGGTGGAACAACAGGTATTGAAAGGCGAATATGATACTGTGCAGAAAGTTGGTGATCGCCCCTATGATCAAAACGCTGCACCCGGCAAGATCCCTGGCGCTGCGATGGAGTTTTCTATTCCTGCAGGCTACCAGGCCCGCTGGGCCGAGGCAGACCTGAGCAATGGCCTGGTCTGGATTGAATTCGATGATGAACTTCGCTTCCTGAGTTATATCCACGCCACTCAACGGGAAGGGTATTTCGCCTGGGAAAATGCGAAGCCGGAAATGCTGGACCAGTTGATCCCTTCGCTTATCCCACCACGTTACCAGCTGGGACCCACTGAGAAGCCTGGCAATGCATCCCTTGCCAGACTTGAGTATCCGAAGGGCTCCGTGAAAAAAGGGAAGAACAATATTCGCTACCATCAACCCACCTGGAATGGTCATTATTATGAAGTGCTGATACAATGGATAATCTCAAAAAAGAATCGCCTCATCGGTTCCTGGACCATCAGCATCGATCAACCTGCAGTGCTCACCAGGATCGACCCTGCACTCAAAGAACCTACAGGCTGGAACGCACATGAAAAATGGTGGAAGGACTACTGGAACCGCTCCTCGATATCCATTCCTGATTCATTGCTGGAAACCCAGTACTACCGCGAGATGTACAAGTTCGGTTCCGTTGCCCGCGCAAACACGCCTCCCATCTCTTTACAATCTGTCTGGACTGCAGATGATGGCAGGCTGCCACCCTGGAAAGGAGATTATCATCACGACCTCAACACGCAACTCAGCTACTGGCCCGGCTATACTTCCAATCACACTGATCTCACAGCGGGCTTCACCAACTGGCTCTGGAAAGTAAGGCCGGAAAACAAGCGCTGGACCAAACAATACTTCGGCACTGATGGATTGAATGTTCCCGGTGTTAGCACCATTAGTGGTAAGCCGATGGGAGGATGGATACAATATTCCATGAGCCCCACCACCGTTTGCTGGCTGGCGCAAAACTTTTACTGGCAATGGCAGTATACCAATGATACTGTTTTCCTGAAACAACGCGTATATCCATATATCCGCGATGCAGCAGTTTACCTGGAACAGATCACGAGAATGGAAAACGGCAAACGCAGACTGCCATTGAGCTCCAGCCCTGAGTACAACGACAATAAGATCACAGCCTGGTTTCATAACTGGACCAACTATGATCTCTCTGTTGCTCGTTATCTTTCGTATGTGGCGATGATGACCGCCAACGCTGCAGGCAATAAACCGGAAGAAAAAAGATGGACAAAACTCTTGCAGGAACTTCCGGAGCTATCTTCCAATGAAACAGGTCTGACGATGGCGCCTGACGTGAATATGGAACATTCGCACAGGCATATGAGTCCATATATCGGGATCTTTCCATTGAAGAATCTCTCAGAGCATCCCGGAGATAAGAGGATCGATCTTTCATTGAAACACCTGGAACTGCTTGGCACCCGCAAGTGGACAGGCTACGCCTTTGCCTGGATGGCGAACATGTACGCCAGCGCCAATAAAGGCGACAGTGCCGCTAAGCATCTCAGGATCTTTGCTTCCAATTTCGTTTCTCCCAATAGTTTCCATCTCAATGGCGATCAGAAAGGCGGAGAGTATTCCGATGATCAGGGACGGCCTTTCACCCTCGAAGGGAATTTCGCTTTTGCCCAGGGGATCCATGAAATGCTGATCCGTAGCAATACCGGTGTTATTGAAATATTTCCTGCTTTGCCTGCTGACTGGAAGGATGTATCTTTCCGTAAGCTTCGCACAGAAGGCGGATACCTGGTGAGCGCTGAAAAAGAGAACGGAGTGGAAACCGTTGTAGAAATCACAGCTACAAAGAATGGCCTTCTTTTACTTAAAAAGCCCCGACATTTTCATACCTGGATCGTAGAAGGCATAGACCATGATCAAGTAGGTCTGCAGAACAACATCTTTAGTATCCCTGTTAAAAAAGGACAAGTCATCCGGTTCAAAAACGGATTTGAATAA
- a CDS encoding alpha-L-fucosidase, with translation MQQAPRMMKWLFTATMLTTSSIFMQPLAQTAKTKTDQQKMQWWRDARFGLFIHWGLYSVPAGEWNGNTSYGEWIRSTAQIPLATYDKFLSQFNPTQFNADDWVRMAKDAGMKYLVITTKHHDGFALWPTATTDFNVMNTPFKKDPLKELADACNKYGLQLCFYYSIMDWHHPDYLPRRDWESDRSTEGADFSRYITYMKEQLKELLTNYGKIGVLWFDGEWEDTWTHELGKDLYNYVKNLQPDIIINNRVDKGRAGMAGLTRTGDFAGDFGTPEQEIPATGFPGVDWESCMTMNSNWSYNSHDQNWKSSEDLIHKLIETASKGGNYLLNVGPTAAGVFPQPSIERLRDIGSWMSVNSASIYKTQASPFKDLNYGYCTQQAIPGGTRLYFHVINWPADGKLSLPPMGNSIVKAYTLAEKTNLKTSRLNATNIIQLQGIQQQPYATVITAEIKGRPIAYTEPLIEAPASIFIDQLPVVFKTNIPGAIVYYTTNGKDPANTSAQARSMTLRKSATIKAACFLNGKQISNVASASFEKVTPIPAQEVNPPSGGLQFASFEGKWDRLPDFSALSPAAMGTLANFDISMKRGKEEYAFVFDGWIRIPLDGVYTFYLSSDDGSRMYINDTLTVDNDGMHGEIENQKISHWQKAIIRSKFSISKDQVPITWK, from the coding sequence ATGCAACAAGCTCCACGCATGATGAAGTGGTTGTTCACCGCAACCATGCTTACTACCAGTAGTATATTCATGCAACCCCTGGCCCAAACGGCCAAAACCAAAACTGACCAACAGAAAATGCAATGGTGGCGCGATGCGCGTTTCGGCCTTTTTATCCATTGGGGACTTTATTCGGTCCCCGCAGGTGAATGGAACGGCAACACCAGTTACGGCGAATGGATCCGCAGCACTGCGCAGATCCCGCTCGCTACGTACGACAAATTTCTTTCACAATTCAACCCCACACAATTCAATGCAGACGACTGGGTACGCATGGCCAAAGATGCCGGCATGAAGTACCTTGTGATCACTACCAAACATCACGATGGCTTCGCACTCTGGCCTACCGCCACCACCGATTTCAATGTGATGAACACGCCTTTCAAAAAAGATCCGCTGAAAGAACTGGCCGATGCCTGTAATAAGTATGGACTGCAGCTCTGCTTCTATTATTCCATTATGGACTGGCATCATCCGGATTATCTCCCCCGCCGCGACTGGGAGTCTGACCGCTCCACAGAGGGAGCTGATTTCAGCAGGTACATCACTTACATGAAGGAACAACTGAAAGAACTCCTCACCAATTACGGAAAGATCGGTGTACTCTGGTTCGATGGTGAATGGGAAGATACCTGGACGCACGAACTGGGCAAAGACCTTTATAATTATGTAAAGAACCTGCAGCCGGACATTATCATCAACAACCGGGTAGACAAAGGTCGTGCCGGCATGGCAGGGCTCACCCGCACCGGCGATTTCGCAGGTGATTTCGGTACGCCCGAACAGGAAATTCCAGCCACCGGTTTCCCAGGCGTTGACTGGGAAAGCTGCATGACCATGAACAGCAACTGGAGCTACAACAGCCATGATCAGAATTGGAAATCTTCAGAAGACCTGATCCACAAGCTCATCGAAACTGCTTCCAAAGGAGGCAACTACCTGTTGAATGTAGGGCCTACGGCAGCAGGCGTTTTTCCGCAACCCAGCATCGAGCGGCTGCGCGATATTGGCAGCTGGATGAGCGTCAACAGCGCTTCCATCTATAAAACACAGGCCAGCCCATTCAAGGATCTGAACTACGGCTACTGCACCCAGCAGGCGATCCCCGGCGGAACGCGCTTGTACTTCCACGTTATCAACTGGCCCGCCGATGGAAAATTGTCCTTGCCCCCGATGGGAAATAGTATCGTAAAAGCATATACGCTGGCAGAAAAAACAAATCTGAAGACCAGCAGGCTGAATGCAACCAATATCATTCAGTTGCAGGGGATCCAGCAGCAACCATATGCAACAGTGATCACTGCCGAGATCAAAGGCAGGCCCATCGCATATACGGAACCGTTGATCGAAGCGCCGGCTTCCATTTTTATCGATCAGCTGCCTGTTGTTTTCAAAACAAATATTCCCGGAGCGATCGTGTACTACACCACCAATGGAAAAGATCCTGCCAATACATCGGCACAGGCAAGAAGCATGACGCTCCGCAAATCGGCAACCATCAAGGCGGCCTGCTTTCTCAACGGGAAACAGATCTCCAATGTGGCATCTGCCAGCTTTGAAAAAGTAACGCCCATTCCGGCTCAGGAAGTGAACCCGCCAAGTGGTGGATTACAGTTCGCTTCTTTCGAAGGAAAATGGGACAGGCTGCCGGATTTCAGCGCCTTGTCGCCCGCCGCAATGGGCACCCTGGCCAATTTCGATATCAGCATGAAACGCGGCAAGGAAGAATATGCATTCGTGTTCGATGGCTGGATCCGCATTCCGCTCGACGGCGTTTATACTTTCTATCTCAGTTCCGATGATGGTAGCCGCATGTACATCAATGATACCCTTACGGTAGACAATGATGGAATGCACGGAGAAATAGAAAATCAAAAGATATCCCACTGGCAAAAGGCTATCATAAGATCAAAGTTCAGTATTTCGAAAGATCAGGTACCGATAACCTGGAAGTGA
- a CDS encoding LacI family DNA-binding transcriptional regulator — protein MEKKLPTIKEIAKRLNISISTVSRALHDHHSIGLRTKLAVKKLAAELNYEPNQTAIFFKQRKTFTIGVILPNLREEFFSSAINGIEKTALDNNYIVLTSQSHDDLEREKNIVESMKKHRVDGILASISKNTTRIDHFEQLKNYDIPVVFFDRVPDVPDVHSVSCNLYHSSVEAVDFLVKKGHKRIAYIQGPSTLNIKNERLNGYYDALAKNSIKADDALVVSTDLSTDGNTGALDKLLALKKRPTAVILFNDYVALDVIHHARQRKLAINKDISFVSYANIPFMHYLETPPVASVEQFPYEQGARATELLFKLLDPNAKQGLPPYENIVLKSELIIH, from the coding sequence ATGGAAAAGAAGCTCCCCACCATCAAGGAAATTGCGAAACGCCTGAACATATCGATCTCAACTGTCTCCAGGGCATTGCATGATCATCATAGCATCGGTCTCCGTACCAAACTTGCCGTGAAAAAGCTGGCTGCGGAATTGAATTATGAGCCCAATCAAACGGCTATCTTCTTTAAACAACGCAAAACCTTCACTATTGGTGTGATCCTTCCCAACCTGCGCGAAGAATTTTTTTCATCGGCTATCAATGGTATCGAAAAAACTGCGCTGGACAACAATTATATCGTTCTCACCAGCCAGAGCCATGATGACCTGGAGCGTGAAAAAAATATCGTGGAGTCCATGAAGAAGCACCGGGTAGATGGGATCCTCGCCTCCATTTCCAAGAATACCACCCGCATCGATCACTTTGAACAACTCAAGAATTATGATATTCCGGTCGTATTCTTCGACAGGGTGCCTGATGTACCGGATGTGCATTCCGTCAGTTGCAATCTTTATCACAGTTCAGTAGAAGCGGTGGATTTCCTCGTCAAAAAAGGACATAAGCGTATCGCGTACATCCAGGGCCCTTCCACCCTCAATATCAAGAATGAAAGATTGAACGGCTACTATGATGCACTCGCCAAAAATTCCATAAAGGCCGATGATGCACTGGTTGTGAGCACAGACCTCTCCACTGATGGCAATACGGGCGCACTGGACAAATTGCTCGCGCTGAAAAAACGTCCCACCGCCGTGATCCTCTTCAATGACTATGTAGCGCTGGATGTGATCCACCATGCCCGCCAGCGTAAACTGGCCATCAACAAGGATATCAGCTTTGTAAGCTATGCCAATATCCCCTTCATGCATTACCTGGAAACGCCTCCTGTTGCTTCCGTGGAACAGTTCCCCTACGAGCAGGGCGCCAGGGCCACCGAACTGCTGTTCAAGCTTCTCGATCCCAATGCCAAACAGGGCCTTCCTCCTTATGAAAACATCGTTCTGAAAAGTGAACTGATCATTCATTAG